Genomic window (Neodiprion lecontei isolate iyNeoLeco1 chromosome 7, iyNeoLeco1.1, whole genome shotgun sequence):
TTCGTTTTGTCGAGAATCGTACCACAGGTTATTGATCCAATCGCCCCAATCACACTCAGCCAAATTGCCAGATATCCAACACTCCTAGTATCGTCCTGAAATTCAGTCAAATATTCAATACTTGTCCATATAATCTCTGTACAAACGTTACCTTGAAATGAGCAGTGTAAAGCGGGTTCAATAGGACGCCCAATGCCAATGCCACACCCAAAATTAAGCCAAAGCTGTTCCACAGCATGAGAAAACTTCTGTTCTTCAGGACCCTTTTACACGTTGGCAGAAAGCCCAAAACCGCTGATTCGTGGTTTACTTTTTGTAACGCCCTTGCACCACTCGGTGGTAAGCGCGGTTCGTCGAGAAAAACTGGAAAACAAGGACCACGTTCAGGGTTCGTAATTTTATTgcatcaattaattttttatgaatgtCGGTGgctaaaatatttcttacagTAAATCTGCGACAataacttacaaaaaaataatatgaaggTGAGAATGCTGGACCCGATTGCCTGTGGCCAAAAAATGAACGAGAGATCCCTTCCGATGTCTTCGATATTTTCGTGATCTTCAACGACCGTGGGAACAGTCAGGGAACAAACAATCATGCCCGCCTGAGGTCCGTAGAAACCGACGGCTGTGGCCAGGGCGACTTCTTTTGGCCCAAACCAATGCGAAGCTAATCGGCCAGGAACGCTGAGGACGAAGACTTGGAACACACCAAACAGGAGTTGCGCGAAAATTGCTAAGTCAAATCGGTCCGGAGATGCTGCGAAAACCTTAATCCAACAGCCGATGGATACGCCCGTCGTGGTTATCAGAATGGTCCGTCTCAAACTGATGCGATTCGTCAAATAAGAGACCGGTATCAGCAGAATCACGTATGCTATCATGAAAATTGTGACGGTCCATTCCACCGCCAGTGACGAAACGTTGTAGAACCTTCAACAATGGTAACGGTCATACTGATTGATAGAACTGAAAACTGGAGGCTAGTTGTCGCAGTGGGAACTGACCTGCGCGTTATGTTGCCGATGATCATAAACTGGCCAAAGTGCATCCCACAGCTTATGGCGAGAATTAAGAACAGCACAAGCTGTAGCCAGCGTCTCTTGAAGAGTTTAACTTCCATTAAACTTTCAACGACTTTCGACAAGTTGtcgtcgatttttttctcgccaaATTCAGCATCGCCATTCGATACGGGCATCGTCAAAACTTCGCATGCTTTGGAAAAGGACTTGCTATCCTCGTTTATAATCACGCTATTCTCCACTATcaccatttttcattcaactcaCTGAATGTTAGTTCTACTCAACGGCATGAAACCAATATTCCGATGATTCAGCccgaattaataattattttcacccgTGAACTCTATAACTTGAGGTTTCGTCAGCGTTTTAACAATGAGTATCACCGTATCGGCACTCCGATAATACTGTTACACTTATCAAGGAAAGACTCAAATTTATAGCTTCATCTCTGGCAAGGTCTATAATTCGCATCTGCATCATgacattgaaaataatattgtatagTTCTTCGTTGTATCACATCAATCAAACAGCAAAGTCATACGGTTGTTTTTCCAACAGGCGCGTGAGGTATTGAATACTGGAAACTGAATTCATGattattatgtaaataatCCATAACGACAGTCGCGATCGTAATAAAACACGTACTAATGTATTTTATCTGTGGATCTGTGTTTGGAATAATGTATTCCAAAAAGTATCATACTTCTCACCCCGAACATCGTGAAGTTTACCCGGATATGTTAAATCACAACTGTTTGCCGGGGTATAAAACTCATGTTCAATTACTTAAGAATGTGACCACAAACTATAAGCGATTATCTGATGCGggttgaaattattgaaacgtCTTATGAACCAGCGATATTTTATCAACATGAAGTCAGACTACAGTGCACATGAATGATTACTGTAAAGTTGAGGCTGATTACACAgaaatcaaattgaaattattcgacCCGCCAAAATTGAAtcttttcataaaaattatcaatctaCGATAAGAAACATTGTATAGAAAACTCAGTATAATTTGACGGTCAAAACATTGAACAATCAATCtggaaaatttctataattgaTTTGCAACCAAAATCACTTAATTTACAACGTCTATTCCTGGGGAAAGATGGCGTGTGTCTCATTGACAGTAGCTGATTGTCCAGCTTTCTGACGACGAAGCTCGCCTTTATTAAGGATGACCAGCACGGTTCCTAGGACGAGTGACACGACCACACATCCGTGACCTGCCACATCTCCGAAGGCTTCAAGTACCCTGCCAGTAATCAGTACCAGCAAAAACCCGTACAGTTGAGTAGCCATGTTCAGAATTCCCGTGGTGATAGCTTCCGGTTCAGGGTAAGTAATTTCGGCACACAAATCCATAGCAACCGTTGAGTAACCCAATACCGGACCGctgaaacgaaataaatttagTGAGTTGACGGAGATACAGAACGAATTGCAGAGGGATCCGAGGCAGAAGTTCTATTACCCAAAAAGTATGTAGCTGGCGAATAACATCCACTTTATCTCCATCACGAAGCTTGTCGCGAACAGAATTGCTCCGAATATTGATGTACAACTAGCCACGATAGAGATGACTCTGAAATTCATGCCATAACCCTCATGATCTTGGGCATCACTAAACGATTACCTGcttgaagaaatatttccgACGCTTGTATATACCTAAATGCTTTTGTTTTGTCGAGAATCGCACCGCACACAGCAGAGCCGATACATCCCgtcaaaattgagaaaaatgacaGAATTCCTACGCCTTTTTCATCGTCCTAAAATAAAGTTTGATATTTAATCAAAAACGGTGCGAAGCTGAAATCGAGCCTTACCTTGAAGTGAATCATGTAAAACGGATTAAGCATAGTTCCCATTGTCATCACAGCCCCCAGGAGTAGCCCAAATGAGTTCCAGAGCATGAGAAAATTCTTGTTGCTCAAAACTCTTTTATACACCGACAAATAACCTTCCGTATTGCGGGATTCGCGGGTTACTTTTGCGAGTGCCCTTGCGGTGCTCGGTGGTTGACCGGGTTCGTCCTGAAAAACTGGAAGCCAAAGACCTTGTTGAAGATCATTGATTTACAATTCCAACTGTCTTCGCCGCTATGATTGATGCTTAAGGCTTAATGAACAAACAATAAAGTCACTGCTCCTGCGCGACACGTTACAACTTACGCAGGAATAAGATCACAGTGACGATGCTGCAGGCAATCGCCCCGGCCCAAAACAGCCTTGAATAATCGTTGCCGATGTCCTCAATTCTTTCGTGGTTTTGTACTAGCATCGAAGTACTGAGAACACAAATAACGTAGCCTGCCTGCGGGCCAAAGAAACCAATGGTTGTGGCCAAGGCAATTTGACTGGTTCCGAACCAGTAAGCAGCCAATCGCCCGGGAACGGTGAGTATGAAAAGATAAGAGACGGCGAAAAAGCACTGCCCTATAAATGCCACGACGAAACCATCCGGAGACGTTGCCAAAACCTTGATCCAAGACCCGATACACGTGCCAGTAGCGCCTATGAGTACCGTCAACCTCAAGCCAACGCGATCCATCAAGTAAGAAGCTGGTACCAGGAGAACAACGTATGTTAGCATAAAAATCGTCGTAGTCCATTCGATCGCCAACGAGGAAACGCCGTAATACCTTGAAAATTGATAACCTTCAGACATTATGGACTTGAAGAAGTTAGATCATACGAATTGTCGCGGTGGTATCTGACCTGCGTGCCACGTTGTTGACGACTGTGAAATGATACCAGTGGATCCCATTGCTCGCGCCACAAAGGAAGAATAGTAGGAGCTGAAGCCAACGTGTGTTGAAGGTTTTCACCTCCGTGGTGCTGCTGTCTACTTTCGGGCATTTCACATCTCTGTCAGCGTCTCCAAGTTGTTTCTCAACGTCAGAAACTGGTATTATCAAAACTTTGTTCAGTTCTGCCAAGGATCTCTCGTCCCCATCGGTACTCTCACAGTTCCTGgttttcaccattttctaATTTGGTCAATATTGTTTGCACCACGTGCCTTGAGAATCACTTATCCAATTATGCAATTATTTCGCAAACCATGCAAAGTGTTCCGACAGTGATGTCAAGTTAACGTAGAAGCTGACGTTAATAACGACGAGAAGCGTCAATTATCACATGACAACGTTATATCATTAACCGTTTCACCTCAATGTTCCAATATCACTACAACGCAAAAAGTATCGTCAGAGAATAGCTAATGAATCAAATATAATGCAAACACTCAACACCTTCCTATGTAGTACACCTGTTTAGCCCATACCTATTGTGTATTCAGCCGGGATTACTTGTAAATACATGAAATAATATCAGGGTCACTAAATTAATTTACtggaaataattgtaataagaACATGTCCCCATCAGCTAATAGGCTTCGAATGGGCGAGCCATGGGATTAACTGTGTGACTATAATTAGCGCATTTGCAAGCGAAACATGGAGAACGGCTGTTAGTTCTCTCTAGAACTGTGGAATTCATAAGTCACTTGGTGGATTTCTTCAAAGCGCTAATCAAGGTGTGTTATAAATGGACGCAAAATACTTGCCTACAACAATACGAGCCTATTGGTACCAGGGCGGTCTGTATTTGGGttcgaaaagtttttcaatgcAACATCCTGACCTATgccgaaacattgaaaaaaacattcgtcTAACGTTGCAAACGAAAACAAACCGAAACACGTGCCTCTACGAACTTGAATTCTTCCAATCAggcaaaaaaaatgaaaattccaaaattaataatattgctGGATAATAACATTTCTCCCTGTCAAATTCGAATTgtttatgtaataatataaacaaaTCAGACCTCAATGTTTTTTCCCCCACGGTTCTTGATCGATTTTTCCGAAATAACACTATGCtgttcagaaaaaaatgttcggtcTCCAgtcatttcaaatattttccaatcaacaagtgaaatttcgtaaaaataaaaaatttcatacggaaatattttcatttaaccGATAATCAACGCCAAGGATAGTTCTTTTCGACTGAACATGAAAATCCAAGCTCTTGGAGGCACGTGTTCCACTTGATGTAACAGCTTGAAACTTCACACAGACATTTTGAATGATTCGGAACAGGTCTGGAGGACGTCACCATGATAACTTTTCTGACCCCAAACAAGGACCACCCTTATAGGGATGGCATGTTAAGCAAAGGGTTCGACCACGTCTTTATTACCTCCGAAATCAAACATCGATCGGTAAaagtagttttttttcaattccgcTCCACGATCGCGATTAAAGAGGGTTACATGTGTTTCGAATAATATAACTCGTCGTAGGGTGGAATCAAGTGAATATACCAGATTATTTCTCCGttttaaattgatttaccttgaaaaattatcatcaatgcTCCAGTCGATAACTACGattgttttgtatttatttGCATCCCCCATAGAATCACCGTATCTCATGAATGCATAAATTTAATACACTTTCAACGTGCGACGATCTTGTAATTAAATTCTGACAGAAGTATTGATTTTCAGATGACGAAGTTCCTCACGATAACTGACAAAACTTGACTGTGAAGATGCTTTCACACTCTATTCGAGAGAGAAAGGACGGAAGCAATACATGCTGTAGCGCCAGAGATTACttgataactgaaatttagAAGTCGCAAAAACGCATAGACGTTCATGATACGCTGGTATGATTCTTTCTCAGTACGGACTATGCTCATGTGAAATCAGATGAACGCTCTATGCTAGTGTCGGTGGGTGAGggtcaaaattccgaaagacCAAAAGTTCGAGTGATTAAAAGTCGGAAATTTTCGGGATACGAGTATTGATGCGAGAAATgggattttcgataaatcaccCGATagaataacggtttttccgaAAGGTCGTTAAACCGAACGCTATCTTGTccgaaaatctatttttagAACAGTCGGCATTACAAATGACCATAGCGCAGAATGTggaggtgcagaaaaataaaagctccgaaataaaaaattgaaagcggCTGATACTTCAAACAGCcacaaaactgaaaaaattagctgtcggcaattcaatatttgtcCTTTCGTAATCTTGGCCATTCTCAGTAAAAGAATGTCGGTACAAATTTATATGcacatatttgttttttcagtatttatttttcaacaagtcATCATTTCGTATTTATGGTCTTTCTACGTTTTCAAACCGTCGGTAGTTTGACTTTCGGGATTTCGTTCCGTCGGCGTTTTGGTCTTTCAAAGTTAGTTGTACTTGCAGCACCCTTCCATTCGATCTCACTTAAACTCTATCAACGCCTTCTGAGGATCAATATTGTATACGGCAGTAACTTTGCTAGCTTTTTGTCGATAAAgttgaattttgttgaaaaccGTCAACAGAAGCCCGACAGTCAACTCTCCGCACATACAGGCGTGTGCTACTTTATGACCGTAAGCTTCCAACACTCTGCCGACGATCAGAATCGACAGAGTTCCATAAAATTGAGGTGCCATGTTCAAAATCCCTGCGGTGATACCTTCGGATTCTGGATAAGTCGTCTCCATACACAGCTCCAATCCAATCGTCGGATAGCCGATTACTTG
Coding sequences:
- the LOC107218341 gene encoding uncharacterized MFS-type transporter C09D4.1-like, whose product is MVIVENSVIINEDSKSFSKACEVLTMPVSNGDAEFGEKKIDDNLSKVVESLMEVKLFKRRWLQLVLFLILAISCGMHFGQFMIIGNITRRFYNVSSLAVEWTVTIFMIAYVILLIPVSYLTNRISLRRTILITTTGVSIGCWIKVFAASPDRFDLAIFAQLLFGVFQVFVLSVPGRLASHWFGPKEVALATAVGFYGPQAGMIVCSLTVPTVVEDHENIEDIGRDLSFIFWPQAIGSSILTFILFFFFLDEPRLPPSGARALQKVNHESAVLGFLPTCKRVLKNRSFLMLWNSFGLILGVALALGVLLNPLYTAHFKDDTRSVGYLAIWLSVIGAIGSITCGTILDKTKAFRKLSIVVCCLSVPATLLYGSSYMLELRWMVFATLLLCGAPVIGYGTIGTELCVEITYPEPESITTGILNMSPQIYGFFLVFLTGRMLENYGDIAAIGCFCASLALGTILVILNKSELRREKARQLTNRYIAVPVKELTELKSHDSRVTS
- the LOC107218332 gene encoding uncharacterized MFS-type transporter C09D4.1-like, translating into MVKTRNCESTDGDERSLAELNKVLIIPVSDVEKQLGDADRDVKCPKVDSSTTEVKTFNTRWLQLLLFFLCGASNGIHWYHFTVVNNVARRYYGVSSLAIEWTTTIFMLTYVVLLVPASYLMDRVGLRLTVLIGATGTCIGSWIKVLATSPDGFVVAFIGQCFFAVSYLFILTVPGRLAAYWFGTSQIALATTIGFFGPQAGYVICVLSTSMLVQNHERIEDIGNDYSRLFWAGAIACSIVTVILFLLFQDEPGQPPSTARALAKVTRESRNTEGYLSVYKRVLSNKNFLMLWNSFGLLLGAVMTMGTMLNPFYMIHFKDDEKGVGILSFFSILTGCIGSAVCGAILDKTKAFRVISIVASCTSIFGAILFATSFVMEIKWMLFASYILFGGPVLGYSTVAMDLCAEITYPEPEAITTGILNMATQLYGFLLVLITGRVLEAFGDVAGHGCVVVSLVLGTVLVILNKGELRRQKAGQSATVNETHAIFPQE